In Ruminococcaceae bacterium BL-4, one DNA window encodes the following:
- a CDS encoding Multi antimicrobial extrusion protein (Na(+)/drug antiporter), MATE family of MDR efflux pumps: MEKNEIIDQKDEQTQPLTPNKMGTRSMFPLIISMALPAMFSMMIQALYNVVDSYFVAQISENALTAVSLVFPIQSLLIALGIGTAIGINSLVSRRLGEQNFAEANSAATHGILLGLLNYIVFFVVGFFSRPFIGLFTNTPEVIEMGTQYMQIVCFFSFGVFVEVNIEKSLQATGNMLYPMMFQLIGAVTNIILDPIFIFGLFGVPKMSVAGAAIATVLGQILAMIIALIVLTKKEHEITVSFHHFHINTRIVKNIYEVGLPSIVMQSIGSVMVMGINAILMSYTETAVAFFGVYFKLQSFIFMPVFGLNQGIMPIIGYNFGAQNKSRMKDCLRYGTIIAVVIMIIGVVVFWTIPNLLLGIFNASDVMLSIGVPALKTISLCFIPAAIGITFSGEFQAVGKGTYSLLVSLLRQLCILLPAAYLLSVLTHSLPSIWYAFPIAEFFSCIASILLHNRIKKKMLSKF; the protein is encoded by the coding sequence ATGGAAAAAAACGAAATAATTGATCAAAAAGACGAACAAACACAACCATTAACACCAAATAAAATGGGAACGAGGTCAATGTTTCCATTGATTATTTCAATGGCACTGCCGGCAATGTTCTCTATGATGATTCAGGCTCTTTATAACGTAGTAGACAGTTATTTTGTTGCACAAATCAGTGAAAATGCTTTAACAGCTGTTTCTTTGGTGTTTCCAATTCAAAGCCTGCTAATCGCTCTTGGAATTGGTACTGCGATCGGAATTAATTCTTTGGTATCAAGACGCCTTGGCGAACAAAACTTTGCAGAAGCCAATTCTGCGGCTACACACGGAATTCTTTTAGGCCTTTTGAATTATATTGTTTTTTTTGTTGTTGGCTTTTTTTCACGTCCGTTTATCGGATTGTTTACAAACACACCGGAAGTAATCGAAATGGGCACACAGTATATGCAGATTGTATGTTTCTTTTCTTTTGGCGTTTTTGTGGAAGTCAATATTGAAAAATCTTTACAAGCAACCGGAAATATGCTGTACCCGATGATGTTTCAGCTGATTGGGGCTGTTACAAACATTATCTTGGATCCTATTTTTATTTTTGGATTATTTGGAGTTCCAAAAATGAGTGTTGCAGGTGCGGCAATCGCTACTGTTTTAGGACAAATCCTTGCAATGATCATAGCACTTATCGTCCTTACAAAAAAAGAACACGAAATTACTGTTTCTTTTCACCATTTTCATATAAATACAAGAATCGTTAAAAACATCTATGAAGTTGGACTGCCTTCGATCGTAATGCAGTCCATCGGATCTGTAATGGTGATGGGAATTAATGCAATTCTGATGTCTTATACCGAAACGGCAGTTGCTTTTTTTGGTGTTTATTTTAAATTGCAATCTTTTATTTTTATGCCTGTTTTTGGACTGAATCAGGGAATCATGCCGATTATAGGGTATAATTTTGGTGCACAAAATAAAAGCCGTATGAAAGACTGCCTTCGCTATGGAACCATTATTGCTGTCGTCATTATGATAATTGGTGTTGTCGTGTTTTGGACAATTCCAAATCTGTTGCTGGGGATTTTCAATGCTTCCGATGTGATGCTTTCAATAGGCGTTCCTGCGCTTAAAACAATCAGTCTCTGCTTTATCCCGGCTGCTATTGGAATCACATTCTCAGGCGAATTTCAGGCAGTAGGGAAAGGGACTTACAGCCTTTTAGTCTCTTTGTTAAGACAACTTTGTATTTTACTTCCGGCTGCCTATTTGCTGTCTGTATTAACACACTCTTTACCGTCAATTTGGTATGCTTTCCCAATTGCAGAGTTTTTCTCTTGCATCGCAAGTATTTTGTTGCATAATCGAATTAAGAAAAAAATGCTTTCTAAATTTTAA
- the lysA gene encoding meso-2,6-diaminopimelate decarboxylase (Evidence 2a : Function from experimental evidences in other organisms; PubMedId : 9044297, 14627808; Product type e : enzyme) — protein MLNFDHLAVNQQGHLTIGGIDTTKLAQEYGTPLYVMDEDKIRSICQMYQNSFKKCYHGNGMPLYASKAFCCKEMCRIVNEEGMGLDVVSGGELYTALQAGFPAERIQMHGNNKTPDELSFAINSGVGHIVIDNMDELKMLDEMAGKLHQTVGVSLRIKPGIDAHTHQFIRTGQIDSKFGFALETGEAMQAVKMAIRAKNLELLELHCHIGSQIFELQPFVLAAQVMMDFMQQIRKETGVMLPELNLGGGFGIQYVASDNSLPYESYMEKVSEAIRQKCKEYDFTEPKIYIEPGRSIVGEAGITLYTIGAVKQIPNIRTYVSIDGGMTDNPRYALYQSNYTVIVANHADQPAKQVVTVAGKCCESGDLIQKDAPLQMCKAGDLLAVLSTGAYNYSMASNYNRIPRPAVVMVHDGKTRIAVKRETYEDLIHNDL, from the coding sequence ATGCTGAATTTTGATCATCTAGCTGTAAATCAGCAGGGACATCTGACAATTGGTGGGATTGATACTACAAAATTAGCACAGGAATACGGAACACCTCTTTATGTAATGGATGAAGATAAAATCCGCAGTATCTGCCAAATGTATCAGAATTCTTTTAAAAAATGCTATCATGGGAATGGAATGCCGCTTTACGCTAGCAAAGCTTTTTGCTGCAAGGAAATGTGCAGGATCGTCAATGAAGAGGGAATGGGACTGGATGTTGTCTCTGGAGGCGAATTGTACACAGCTCTACAAGCAGGATTTCCGGCAGAACGAATTCAAATGCACGGAAATAATAAAACACCGGATGAGCTTTCTTTCGCAATTAATTCGGGTGTAGGGCACATTGTTATTGATAATATGGATGAACTCAAGATGTTGGACGAAATGGCAGGAAAGCTTCATCAGACAGTTGGAGTTTCTTTACGTATTAAGCCTGGCATTGATGCACATACTCATCAGTTTATACGGACCGGACAAATTGATTCCAAATTTGGATTTGCGTTGGAGACTGGCGAAGCCATGCAGGCAGTAAAAATGGCAATTCGTGCGAAAAATCTGGAGCTTTTGGAACTGCACTGCCATATTGGCTCTCAAATTTTTGAATTACAGCCCTTTGTACTGGCAGCTCAAGTTATGATGGATTTTATGCAGCAGATTCGTAAAGAAACTGGAGTTATGTTACCGGAGCTGAATTTGGGAGGCGGTTTTGGTATTCAATATGTTGCCTCCGACAATTCACTCCCTTATGAGTCTTACATGGAGAAAGTTTCAGAAGCAATCAGACAAAAATGTAAAGAATACGACTTTACAGAGCCAAAAATTTATATCGAACCAGGTCGTTCTATTGTAGGAGAAGCTGGTATCACCCTTTACACAATTGGAGCTGTAAAGCAAATCCCCAACATCCGTACATACGTTTCTATTGACGGAGGTATGACCGACAATCCGCGCTATGCGCTTTATCAGAGCAATTATACTGTCATTGTAGCGAACCATGCAGACCAACCTGCAAAGCAAGTTGTTACTGTTGCAGGAAAATGCTGTGAATCAGGGGATCTCATTCAGAAGGATGCTCCGCTGCAGATGTGTAAAGCGGGCGATTTATTGGCAGTCCTTTCGACTGGAGCTTATAATTATTCCATGGCTTCTAATTATAATCGAATTCCACGTCCTGCTGTTGTGATGGTTCATGATGGAAAGACCCGTATTGCTGTAAAGAGGGAAACCTATGAGGATCTTATTCACAATGATTTATAA
- a CDS encoding Class I SAM-dependent methyltransferase, whose product MSYSAFANYYDYLMKDVNYPALAQYLRRVLAQFGHTPKLALDLACGTGSLTLELKQMGIDIYGIDASPDMLSIAQQKTATAGEEILFLCQKMQNLDLYGTIDTVFCTLDSLNHLSGKRELLKAFQKVSLFLEPDGYFIFDLNTPYKHQHVLADHTFVYDLDPVYCIWQNLYEERENRVSISLDFFKREEQIYHRSHENFYEYAYSIDDIRSLLELSGLQMRAVYEDFTFNAPTNHTERILVVSEKSSVKNMEKVIDK is encoded by the coding sequence ATGAGTTATTCGGCTTTTGCAAATTATTACGATTATTTAATGAAAGATGTTAATTACCCGGCGCTGGCACAATACCTGCGCCGGGTTTTGGCACAATTTGGGCATACTCCTAAACTTGCATTGGACCTTGCCTGTGGTACTGGCAGCCTGACTTTGGAGCTCAAGCAAATGGGAATTGACATCTATGGAATCGATGCCAGCCCTGATATGCTTTCGATTGCACAGCAAAAGACAGCTACAGCGGGGGAAGAAATTTTATTTCTCTGCCAAAAGATGCAGAATTTAGATCTTTATGGGACGATTGATACTGTTTTTTGTACTTTGGATAGCTTAAATCATCTATCCGGCAAAAGAGAGCTTTTAAAAGCTTTTCAAAAAGTTTCTTTGTTCCTTGAACCAGATGGATACTTTATTTTTGATTTAAATACACCATACAAACATCAGCATGTTTTAGCGGATCATACTTTTGTTTATGATCTTGATCCTGTTTATTGTATCTGGCAGAATCTTTATGAAGAACGCGAAAATCGAGTCTCCATTTCTTTGGATTTCTTTAAAAGGGAAGAGCAAATTTATCATCGAAGTCATGAAAATTTTTATGAATATGCCTATTCTATCGATGACATTCGCTCTTTATTAGAACTATCAGGTTTACAGATGCGCGCAGTTTATGAGGATTTTACTTTTAACGCTCCAACAAATCACACGGAACGAATTTTGGTGGTTTCTGAAAAATCATCTGTAAAAAACATGGAAAAAGTTATTGACAAATAA
- the yerC gene encoding transcriptional repressor - histidine operons (Evidence 2b : Function from indirect experimental evidences (e.g. phenotypes); PubMedId : 23504016, 26735940; Product type r : regulator), with protein MNSKLKDDNVDFLFEAILSLKSAEECYNFFEDLCTVPEIKAMSQRIVVAHMLSTKRVYSDIVEKTGASTATISRVNRSLHYGCDGYSLVFGRIKDVPKSESETGDIKSK; from the coding sequence ATGAATTCGAAATTAAAGGACGATAATGTCGATTTTTTATTTGAAGCAATTTTATCTTTAAAGTCTGCAGAAGAATGTTATAATTTTTTTGAGGATCTTTGTACTGTTCCAGAAATCAAAGCAATGTCTCAGCGAATTGTGGTCGCTCATATGCTTAGCACAAAACGCGTTTATAGTGATATTGTAGAAAAAACCGGTGCTTCTACTGCAACGATCAGTCGTGTTAATCGGTCTTTGCATTATGGATGTGACGGTTATAGTTTGGTATTTGGCCGAATAAAAGACGTCCCCAAAAGTGAATCAGAGACCGGAGATATAAAATCGAAATGA
- a CDS encoding protein of unknown function (Evidence 5 : Unknown function) has product MIAIFKAYIFSGGEKDEAFPEKQINYFSFGSLLYRAFNVDLLFLSSSSQTCSGKSRP; this is encoded by the coding sequence ATGATTGCTATTTTTAAAGCATATATTTTTTCGGGCGGTGAAAAAGATGAAGCATTCCCGGAAAAACAAATTAACTATTTTAGCTTTGGCTCTCTGCTGTACAGGGCTTTTAACGTTGACCTTTTGTTCCTATCATCAAGCAGCCAAACTTGCAGCGGCAAAAGTCGCCCCTAA
- a CDS encoding N-acetylmuramoyl-L-alanine amidase — MKHSRKNKLTILALALCCTGLLTLTFCSYHQAAKLAAAKVAPNPPIILDAGHGGEDGGATGKSQLPEKDLNLAITQMLQKKLCDSGYQVIMTRDSDVSLGNPKLSTIHERKASDIHQRFAILQGTPGAIFISIHQNYFSESRYSGAQVFYSKNDTQSKTLAESIRASIVNSVQPDNDRQLKPATSSIYLLWHAKSPAVLVECGFLSNDSEAKLLNNSEYQEKIAQAIFEGINAYLTSPSDQTSSGD, encoded by the coding sequence ATGAAGCATTCCCGGAAAAACAAATTAACTATTTTAGCTTTGGCTCTCTGCTGTACAGGGCTTTTAACGTTGACCTTTTGTTCCTATCATCAAGCAGCCAAACTTGCAGCGGCAAAAGTCGCCCCTAATCCACCGATTATCCTTGACGCGGGGCATGGTGGGGAAGATGGAGGCGCTACCGGAAAATCCCAGCTACCTGAAAAAGATTTGAATCTGGCAATTACCCAAATGCTGCAAAAAAAACTATGCGACTCTGGTTATCAGGTAATCATGACTCGAGACAGCGATGTTTCTTTAGGCAATCCTAAGTTGTCTACTATACATGAACGCAAAGCCTCTGATATCCATCAGCGGTTTGCTATTTTACAAGGAACCCCTGGCGCTATTTTTATCAGTATTCATCAAAATTATTTTAGCGAAAGCAGATACAGTGGCGCACAAGTTTTTTATTCCAAAAATGATACACAAAGTAAGACTCTTGCAGAATCCATTCGAGCAAGCATTGTAAATTCTGTTCAACCGGACAATGATCGTCAATTAAAGCCGGCTACCAGCAGTATTTATCTTCTTTGGCATGCGAAAAGTCCGGCAGTTTTAGTAGAATGCGGCTTTCTCTCCAATGATTCGGAGGCAAAACTTTTAAATAATTCGGAATATCAGGAAAAAATTGCACAGGCAATTTTTGAGGGCATTAACGCTTATTTAACGAGCCCTTCTGATCAGACTTCTTCTGGGGATTGA
- the ripX gene encoding site-specific tyrosine recombinase for chromosome partitioning (Evidence 2a : Function from experimental evidences in other organisms; PubMedId : 10498718, 11134515, 11208805, 16553881, 16597952, 21239579, 23305333; Product type e : enzyme), translating to MKDYCAEFKNYLVKVKKVSNNTLDSYLRDLQNYLEFLKKQKTLPTDADSATVDKYVKYLKDAKKSNATITRHIASARCFYQFLMINGSVSENPAKGIKLDKPEKKLPQILSGEEIELLLSQPNAKELKGCRDKAMLELLYATGIRASELVDLNVEDINLHTGVLCCHSGKSERVIPVYAQAVTAISDYIFRVRRMIISPDGGQALFTNLNGHRLTRQGFWKIVKGYAETAGITKEITPYTLRHSFALHLLENGAELKDIQQMLGHADISSTQVYVRLLNDHFKEVYNHCHPRAKLG from the coding sequence ATGAAGGATTACTGTGCGGAATTTAAAAATTACTTGGTAAAAGTAAAAAAAGTCTCCAATAACACTTTGGATTCTTATCTACGAGATTTACAAAATTATTTGGAGTTTTTAAAAAAGCAGAAAACACTTCCCACTGATGCTGATTCCGCTACAGTAGACAAGTATGTAAAATACTTAAAAGATGCGAAAAAATCGAATGCTACTATTACTCGTCATATTGCTTCTGCACGTTGCTTTTACCAATTCCTGATGATCAATGGAAGTGTAAGTGAAAATCCGGCGAAAGGGATTAAACTCGACAAACCGGAAAAAAAGCTTCCCCAGATTTTAAGCGGTGAGGAAATTGAATTGCTTTTGTCGCAGCCGAATGCAAAGGAACTAAAGGGCTGCCGCGATAAAGCGATGTTGGAGCTGCTTTATGCCACAGGGATCCGTGCTTCAGAATTGGTAGACTTAAATGTGGAAGATATTAATTTGCATACAGGTGTTCTCTGTTGCCATAGTGGGAAAAGTGAGCGTGTCATTCCCGTTTATGCGCAAGCAGTTACAGCCATTTCGGATTATATTTTTCGTGTCCGTAGAATGATTATTTCTCCAGATGGCGGACAGGCACTTTTTACGAATCTAAATGGGCATCGTTTAACACGCCAGGGATTTTGGAAAATCGTAAAAGGGTATGCGGAAACTGCCGGAATTACAAAGGAGATTACACCATATACGCTCCGTCATTCTTTTGCACTTCATTTACTCGAAAATGGTGCGGAATTGAAAGATATTCAGCAGATGCTTGGTCATGCTGATATTTCTTCCACACAGGTTTATGTTCGTCTTTTAAACGATCATTTTAAAGAAGTTTATAATCATTGTCATCCTCGTGCAAAGCTTGGATAA
- a CDS encoding G:T/U mismatch-specific uracil/thymine DNA-glycosylase — translation MVSKKIIHPLEPVWNSECRALILGTMPSPKSRMVGFYYGHPQNRFWCVLAEIFGETVPNSNAEKTSFLLQHRIALWDVLKSCRICGASDQSITEPVPNDFSVLLKETEIQSIYTTGRKAFQLYESLVYPKTKIHAIALPSTSPANCRMSFHDLIDAYRVLLNTVSTK, via the coding sequence ATGGTCTCTAAAAAGATTATACATCCTCTGGAACCGGTCTGGAACTCAGAATGTAGAGCTTTGATTTTGGGGACAATGCCTTCCCCTAAATCCCGTATGGTAGGGTTTTATTATGGGCATCCACAGAATCGTTTCTGGTGCGTTTTAGCCGAAATTTTTGGCGAGACTGTTCCAAATTCTAATGCAGAAAAAACTTCTTTTCTTTTGCAGCATCGAATTGCTTTATGGGATGTTTTAAAATCTTGTCGAATTTGCGGTGCTTCTGATCAATCAATTACGGAACCTGTTCCAAATGATTTTTCAGTTTTGCTAAAAGAAACAGAAATTCAGTCGATTTATACAACAGGGCGGAAAGCTTTTCAGCTATATGAGAGCCTCGTCTATCCAAAGACTAAAATTCATGCAATTGCTTTGCCTTCTACAAGTCCAGCTAATTGCCGCATGAGCTTTCATGATTTGATTGACGCTTATCGTGTTTTGTTGAATACTGTCAGCACAAAATGA
- the xerC gene encoding Tyrosine recombinase XerC produces the protein MDQPAFDYSDAPDILKRFLIYLEAIKGKSPKTVQEYYFDLRTFFRYLKSSRGLVPSETPFEKISISDIDLELLKTVDLTEIYEYFHYLQTTRHNHAAARSRKVSSLHTFFEYLTNKTNQLKINPVQELETPKTPKRLPKYLSFEQSIELLSAVKGPYKERDYCILTLFLNCGMRLSELVGLNLTDVRHNSGTLRIIGKGNKERIVYLNEACQEAINRYIAVRPKDHLIDRNALFISKQHKRISPKTVQALVKKYLADIDLGGPGYSVHKLRHTAATLMYQKGHVDIRVLKDILGHENLGTTEIYTHLSDQQMEQAAESNPLAHIKPKSDK, from the coding sequence ATGGATCAGCCAGCTTTTGATTATTCTGATGCACCGGATATCTTAAAACGCTTTTTAATTTATTTGGAAGCGATCAAAGGAAAATCTCCTAAAACCGTACAGGAATATTATTTCGATCTTCGTACTTTTTTTAGGTATTTAAAATCCAGCCGTGGACTGGTTCCATCAGAAACTCCATTTGAAAAAATTTCAATTTCTGATATTGATCTTGAACTTCTAAAAACTGTTGATTTAACAGAAATTTATGAGTATTTTCATTATCTACAGACCACGCGGCATAACCATGCCGCAGCACGTTCTCGTAAAGTTAGCAGTTTGCACACCTTTTTTGAATATCTGACTAATAAAACCAACCAACTCAAAATCAATCCTGTTCAAGAATTAGAAACACCCAAAACACCAAAAAGACTTCCTAAATATTTGTCATTCGAACAAAGTATCGAACTACTGTCAGCAGTAAAAGGCCCTTATAAGGAACGCGATTATTGTATTTTAACTTTATTTTTAAATTGTGGAATGCGGCTTTCTGAATTGGTTGGGCTAAACCTTACGGATGTCCGGCATAACAGCGGGACTTTAAGGATTATTGGTAAAGGTAATAAAGAGAGAATTGTCTACCTAAATGAGGCCTGCCAGGAGGCCATCAATCGTTATATTGCGGTTCGTCCCAAAGATCATCTGATTGATCGAAACGCACTTTTTATCAGTAAACAGCACAAACGAATTAGTCCTAAAACGGTACAAGCTTTAGTCAAAAAATATTTGGCGGATATTGATCTGGGTGGGCCTGGATACAGTGTACATAAGCTTCGCCATACAGCAGCGACTCTTATGTACCAAAAAGGGCATGTGGATATTCGAGTTTTAAAAGATATTTTAGGCCATGAAAATCTCGGAACTACAGAAATTTATACACATTTGTCCGATCAACAAATGGAACAGGCTGCAGAGTCAAACCCTTTAGCACATATTAAACCCAAATCAGATAAATAA
- the radA gene encoding DNA repair protein; 6-O-methylguanine-DNA methyltransferase (Evidence 2a : Function from experimental evidences in other organisms; PubMedId : 10931349, 11810266, 15317759, 25616256, 31350886; Product type e : enzyme), with the protein MSGKSKSIYVCSQCGYESAKWYGKCPGCGEWNTMNEEIREPVRNVSQKSALYSMKGRQHPQLLSEISTDIETRYQTGVEELDRVLGGGIVKGSLILISGEPGIGKSTILLQICEHLGKALRILYVSGEESSRQIKLRASRLQVHSENLLILTETDVQLITEQIRETKPDLVMIDSIQTMNLSELNSAPGSITQVRECTNLYMRTAKELEIPTILVGHVNKDGAIAGPKVLEHIVDAVLYFEGDRQMSYRILRAVKNRYGSTNEIGVFDMGDHGLKEVPNPSMALLSGRPTHVSGTCVTCVLEGSRSILAEIQGLVTTTGFGNPRRMSTGFDYNRMNLLLAVLEKRGGYYFSNLDAYLNVVGGLRLEEPACDLAVAIALISSLKDLPVPEDTVVFGEIGLAGEIRSVLHADQRVSECARMGFKRCILPANCLKNLEGRYSGIELIGVKNIRQAIGALGG; encoded by the coding sequence ATGTCTGGAAAATCCAAAAGTATCTATGTTTGCAGCCAATGCGGATATGAATCCGCAAAATGGTATGGAAAATGTCCTGGCTGCGGCGAATGGAATACAATGAACGAAGAAATTAGAGAACCTGTTCGAAACGTATCCCAAAAATCTGCACTCTATTCTATGAAAGGCCGTCAGCATCCACAGCTTCTTTCTGAGATCAGCACCGATATAGAAACTCGATATCAGACTGGGGTAGAGGAGCTGGACCGTGTATTAGGAGGGGGGATTGTAAAAGGTTCTTTAATCCTAATCAGTGGAGAGCCTGGAATCGGGAAGAGTACGATTTTACTCCAGATCTGTGAGCATTTAGGGAAAGCTCTCCGAATTTTGTATGTATCCGGAGAAGAGTCCAGCCGACAGATTAAATTGCGGGCATCCAGACTCCAAGTGCATTCAGAAAATCTTTTGATTTTGACTGAAACGGACGTTCAACTAATTACAGAGCAGATTCGCGAAACGAAACCGGACCTTGTGATGATTGATTCCATTCAAACAATGAATCTCTCCGAATTAAATTCTGCTCCAGGCAGTATCACGCAAGTTCGTGAATGCACAAATTTATATATGAGAACAGCAAAAGAGCTGGAAATCCCCACTATATTGGTAGGACACGTTAACAAAGACGGTGCAATTGCAGGACCAAAGGTTTTGGAACACATTGTAGATGCGGTATTATATTTTGAGGGCGACCGTCAAATGAGCTATCGGATTCTACGAGCGGTAAAAAATCGTTATGGTTCGACTAATGAAATTGGCGTTTTTGATATGGGGGACCATGGACTAAAAGAGGTTCCTAATCCATCTATGGCGCTGCTTTCCGGTCGTCCAACCCATGTATCTGGAACTTGCGTAACGTGCGTTTTAGAGGGAAGCAGATCTATTTTAGCAGAGATACAAGGACTTGTTACAACAACTGGATTCGGAAATCCTAGACGAATGTCTACTGGGTTTGACTATAACCGTATGAATTTACTTTTAGCGGTATTAGAAAAGCGCGGGGGTTATTATTTTTCTAATTTGGATGCTTATTTAAATGTGGTTGGTGGTCTGCGGTTAGAAGAACCAGCCTGTGATCTTGCGGTTGCAATTGCCCTGATTTCCAGTTTAAAAGATTTGCCGGTTCCGGAAGATACCGTCGTATTTGGAGAAATCGGTCTTGCAGGAGAAATTCGATCGGTCCTGCATGCAGATCAGCGAGTCAGCGAATGTGCAAGGATGGGATTTAAACGTTGTATTCTTCCGGCAAACTGTTTAAAGAACCTAGAAGGGCGCTACAGCGGAATTGAACTTATCGGCGTGAAAAATATTCGCCAGGCGATTGGGGCTCTTGGGGGTTAA
- a CDS encoding conserved membrane protein of unknown function (Evidence 4 : Unknown function but conserved in other organisms), with protein MKAVISYNKNRINLSVISEALHKYHRLALWAVILLAGVICGALLSVKLDVSHLQKVEQLFASNYSSLTTETAGQKFASSISASFVFVFACFLCGLSVWGAFFIPMVPFFRGIGIGITGGYLYLMRGMQGFLFYGLILLPGAFFSCLSVLFASNFSWSFSKRISSAGLFGKEAPPELLTYFQQFGIVLLLSIIGAALDTVLSIGFSGKFIFA; from the coding sequence ATGAAAGCCGTTATTTCTTATAATAAAAATCGGATTAATCTCAGCGTGATTTCAGAGGCACTTCATAAGTATCATCGTTTAGCTCTTTGGGCCGTTATTTTACTTGCGGGAGTCATCTGTGGAGCGTTGTTGTCAGTCAAATTAGATGTTTCTCATCTACAAAAGGTGGAACAGCTTTTTGCTAGCAATTATTCTTCTTTAACAACAGAAACTGCTGGGCAAAAATTTGCATCATCTATTTCTGCTTCATTTGTATTTGTATTTGCCTGCTTTTTATGCGGACTTTCCGTTTGGGGAGCTTTTTTTATTCCGATGGTTCCCTTTTTTAGAGGAATTGGAATTGGAATTACAGGCGGATATTTGTATTTGATGCGCGGAATGCAGGGATTTTTATTTTATGGCCTTATTTTGTTGCCGGGTGCTTTTTTCAGTTGTTTGTCTGTCCTTTTTGCCTCTAATTTTTCTTGGAGCTTTTCTAAAAGGATTTCTTCTGCTGGACTATTTGGAAAAGAAGCACCACCGGAACTTCTGACATACTTTCAGCAATTTGGAATTGTGTTGTTACTATCGATTATCGGCGCTGCACTTGATACGGTATTATCCATTGGATTTTCCGGAAAATTTATTTTTGCATGA